The nucleotide window CATCAAAGGAGGTTCCAATTTCATTGACATGTTTTGATGAAGAATTATTATTCTCATGAAATGATGGTATCCAGTAACCTTTGCCACTTCTGTTCCATGTGTTCTTGAAGAAGGAATCAAATTCTGCTATCACATTCTCTTCTGCAGATTCCAACAATCTGATTAtcctctcttctccattagcAATTGCACTCTTTATCCTAACATAGCTACCtgataagacaaaaaaaaaaaagcacaatCACTGCAATTAATTAAGCTACTATTTAATCAGATATTTGTATTTGGTAAAAATTTACATACAGTTatcttcatgtgaagttgatagttaaaaatcATTAGATGATTATTTAGTCAAACTTATTAAATCATTTAACAattctcaaatatcaacttcagATAAACACAGACAGTTGCATGTGAGTTTTCACGCAAAGAAAGGATGCATAATgcatgtaaaataaaaataccccTGCTAATGCTTCGGCCCAAGTTGTTGTTGGGACGCAAGGGATCAACAATATTGAtgcatttgaaaaaaaaaggttgCTCTTTAACATTGTTATTGTTTTCATTGATTCTTGGCACGCTGTAACAGCTTATAGAACTTCTCAGAAACGTTTCACTCAGCAGCAACACTTCCCTATCCCCTCTTGGAGCTTCCGCTATCTCATTTCAAACAATTAACTTATTAGTCAAATCATATATACCATCTTAACacaagaaattaattaaattaaaatgtaCCTCTCATCGTATTCGGAATACACTCTTTATGCACTGGTCCCCACAAGCTAATGCAATAGTTATCCCAATCAAATTTGTTAAAGAACTCCAGAAATCGGAAAAGTACCTGACATAATTGCaccaattgaaaaaataatatcaaaattttttctattatgtTAAATTGATAGTTAAAAACCGTGAgatgattttagatatttgatTAAATGGTCATCTAACGGTTCTTTAACTATCAATTTCACGTGCGAGTTTGTACTTAAACAAAAATGatgtttaatttgttgttgTAAAGTTGTAACCTCTAGTGGGCCAGAAAATGGCTTATTGTAAACATGAAATATGTATATGACTAAAGTTTCGAGTGCATAGGTTGACATTAATCTATAATATGCTCCCAAGATTTGGCTCTCATAGTAACACCAAGCTTTTATCAATATCACACTCCTTTTGAACAAGTGATTATGTCCTATCAGGTTGTCAACCTGGAACATCATAGAATAAACAAGTAATAGTATTGTTAGAACAACACACAATTAGTtaaacttttgtattttgtctccttatttctttttttttatatatatctaataCTATTATTAGATAGACaaattttatttgcattttaattaCTGCTTTTGTgtgcatattttaattttcaaacaaATCTATGTCCTGtagtattttattatattttgccAAACATATAACcttttagaaaatataaaatgagaGAGTTAATTTTTGCAACCAATTttagtcaattttttaaattttaaattctaaattctaaatcttattaaaaaaaagattagagttaagataataattttataataaaaaatagagtaaaattGACTAGCTAGTTAAAAAGTAGTTTTCTGTacttattctttttaaaattcttatatatGTCATATGCATTTTTGTAAAATCTTATTGAATTGATATTACAAATATTCCATGGACTAAACTATAGTACTAATTACTATAGCATCTTGAGGagtaaatatataacaaataaagGGAAAATATGAAATTGAGAATTAAAGGTTGGTGAAAAATGAATATTCACCTCGTCGAGAAAACAAAGCGTACATAAGCCACTAAGCTGATTAAAAGATATGTCCACTACAAAATTTTCTATTATGAACTTTACTATCTTGACCtgcaataataacaataattcatGCATGTATTAATGCAAATAAACATAATATTGAATAATAGATAGAAACGTAACACATTACGGCTAAATTTTTTGTATACGgataattttagtataaaatacgaaaatatttcatcattctaatattttatattgttatagtttaatattaatggtaattaattatagtaagaACAacctaaatttttttagtttttttggaTTGTGTGGGAATTGGCAAAGAAATGAATGAACATTGAAAAAGGCTGCTACATACTACATACTACTATAGGAAGTATGGTTTGTGTTATGTGGAAAAGTGCAGTATTGTCAATAAAGGATGGAAAATAAGTAGGACTGGGATTCTAGGTGTTAGAAAGGGTAAAAGAGAGCAAGTAGTGGAAAAAAAAGTTTGTGTGTATTCAGGTTTTAAGCTTTTCCAGCTCCGGAAAGGTTCCGAGCGACGGTATCAGTCCGATCAGCGAATTGTTGTTCAGATCAATGTGGAAAAGATTGTAACACAAGGAAAGCTCATCTGGTATTGGTCCAGAGTGAGTTTCTTGATAACTCTAACAATGTCATTTCAATAATTTTCCTCAATGTCCTTGGAATTTCAACAGGAAATCTATTGTTACCTAATCTGAGCCTATCAAAAGGAGGAGAATTTCCCAATTGAAAGGGAATCACACCATCAAATTCAGTATGAGTTACATCAAAGGAAAGAAATGAACTTGAGCTACACAATGGAGCCAAACTACCATTAAGCTTGTTCCTTGAAAGGTTCACTCTTGTCAAGTTTGCTACATTTACAAGCTAGTGAGGAAGATTACCTTTAAGAGAATTGCTGTATAGCATGAGCTGATTCAATCCTGTCAGGAACCCTAATTTTGCGGGAATTGAACCTGATAGCTAATTATTTGCCAGATCAGTCGTCATCTTTTGACAGTTACCAAGTGTGGCAGGAATTTTCCCCTCAAGGTTATTATTCCTAAGTTGAAACCAATTCAACTCTTTAAGCCTTCCAATAGTGATTGGAATCCCACCACTGAATTGGTTTCCAAAAAGATCAATCAATTGCAACCCTAAACAGTTACCAATCTCCAAAGGTATCTGTCCAGATAATTGATTATCAAAAAGGGACAAACTTTGCAACTTGCCAAGCTTCCCAATCTCTCTAGGAAAAGAACCATTCAGCTTGTTTCTGTACAAATAAATTTCCTCTAAATTTGTAAGGTTCCCAATAATGAAGGGAGAGATTTATTAGCCAAATCAAGAACCTTCAATGATACACACTGAGCTAACTCAATTGGAATCACACCATGAAGCCCAAGACACCAACTTTGATGCATTATTGGAACACATAGTACTAGGAATAGTACTACCATGAAATTGGTTCCAAGAGAGACTCAAGTTCTGTAACGCTCTCAAGTTTCCAAACTCACTTGGAACCTCTCCAGTGAGATTGTTTGTTGACAAGTATTGAAGAAACAATGACTTCACGTCCAAAAGAACCTTGGGAGTAGTTTCAGTTACGTTGTTGGCTCCATTAGAAAGGCCCAGGAAGAAGAATAGTAGTAGTATCATCAGTGAAaggttcatattaattatgttcatgataattgtgatggTGTTCGGTATTTGGTTTgtgagaagaagaatgaagttGATAGTAATATTTGATAATGATAAAGGTAAGGTGAAGTTAACGTTGGGAGGTTGGAAAGCGGTGCCAtcggtttcttttttttatttgtttattaatttaatgttgataaaaattaattataaaaagagtaaataaagaatatataaaattttttaattttcttttttcttatcattaatattaaattaataaaaaataatcttaaGTAGcacaatacaaaaaaaaatgttgaagCATTACATTTGCaccattatattatattatatatatatatatacctcaGCCAGTATATACTGAACATGTTGAATTCGAAATTGAGCATCGGGTATCTTCTCCTGAGCATATAAAAGATCACGAACCTCATTTATCAAAGTTTCGCAATTGTTATTAGTGAATGCTGCTAGGTCAATATCTCCATCAGGTAGATAAGTCTTCAATGGTACAGACCCTACTTCAAATACCTATATCTCAACACAAAACACAAATCCTAACTAGAGCCATATATCACATTTAATTAACAATTCCATTATTTGTGCCCAAACAAACAAAATTCTAAAATGGTCTTAGACGAAGTATAATGAAAATTCACGTCATGTACTGATTTTATTCTTGAGATTCCAATTACATTATTAtcatttctgaaaaaaaaaaacatcttcATGTCACATTGGACATTGGTAAAACtgtgtaatttatttttgaagcccaataaaaataaatttgatatatGCAAAAACCGTTTTAGTTATCAATATATATCGAAAtacttttgtatttatttttatatcaatatatattaaaataatttcgtATTTATTTTTACTAGGCGCCAAAAACTAATGATGTCATTTCACCAGTTTTTTTAACGTGgtattaaaatattagtttatCACTCTGTTTATCGAATCACTATCAAAAAGGAATTAAGATgtccaaaaattaattttcaaatgaTAATAGTATAATTAGAATCTAAAAAATCgctttaaaaatttagtcaaaaatCAATTATGGAATCAATTATAGCTGATTTTTTGTGTCACTTAGATTTTTGTAGTAGTAAACCTGACAGGAGGCAGAGCAGTGAGTGGTGATGAGACGTTGCAAGTAAGAAATGATGTCGTATCGGCGTTGTTGTGTATCTAAGTTTGGTTGAAGATATAGAAGCAACTCAGCTGCTCTGTGTTCAACAAGTAACCATCTCTGGTACTCAAACAACTTCGGGGTGAACCCTACCCTCACACCATTTGGACTAAAATACCCCGCATTCCTTTTCATCGTCAACCTCTTTCAACTGTATAGAAAACAAgagtagagaaagaagagaattaGAACCTGAAATGTTAGAGAAGAATTTGGGTTATTGTGAATGAAGCTAACCAAACATGCATGCTAGATGCTACACTGTATTGATTAGGGAGAAATCTAGGAAAAAACATATAatgtagagagagaaaaagagatgtatatattttctttttctttcatttattgtttattcATATTTAGGCCATTTtggcttcaataataattaattacaataatgttaagaagataaaaatatctaaCTTACCTTATTTAGTAGAgtgtaataaattattaaatacgGACACTTCGTTGAGTTGTCGTGTTTGCGTGTCGGATATATTTCGGTTTTTTTTTACACGattggacacacctaaatattCTTAGCGTGTCcagttttattattaatatattttttttatcaaagatgTGGAGACTCCAACCCGCAACCTCTTAGATGAGTATGGagagactatgtcatttgaattataactcattggtattattaatatatattcttgaaataaatttaaatataatatatattattatttattaaaataaaaaatattttaaatactttatataaataaaataagacattaaaaataattaaaaaaattaatttataaaatattttatattttatatgtatacatGTCCCgtatcttataaaattttaaaatttgcgtATCGGCGTGTTCTGTGTCGTGTCGTGTCCCGTGTCTGTATCAGTGTCCGTCCATCataagtaataaataaaattgtaataattttttatcaatctttgctaatattttttgttattaaatattctcgaattaattaataaagaatGTTAGAAGGTCGTTAAAATTCTGTTAAGGAGACAAAAAAGATTAGAACTtagtttatttaatatttattaattatttaataaatattaaataaaataaattttaactattttttactaatttttttgttattaatatttttattcagaatttattattttttgttattagttagtcatcaatatttaaaaatataaaataaaatattttattaaattattaaactaaaataattaaattaaaaaagttaaattaataactaaataataattaaaaataataaattttaatgcttagcatttttcttaattaattggaTAAATCAATGCGACATTTCTTGCCTTTATTTATGAACCAAATAATACTTCCTTGTATAGTCCCCAAACATATCTTTGCAGGCTTCCATTTTGGTTTCTCTAATAAAATTGCCAtacaaagcaaaaaaaaaaacacttttttttattctttcatttatttaacttttttgttATTCACTTGAAGCATTTTTTTTCGGTGTCTCACTTGAAGCATTTTAGTATCATATTTTTGTGTGTGTCTATTTTAGTATCATATGAAATGAGAAAATTCTCCTTTATTTATTGAGTTTTATAATGCTTATTACAATcaataagtataaaaaattattaatttttaactagtcaacattagttaatttttattttaaagttatttgtttaatttttactttttggaGAGtttaagatatatattttattataacaaaaatGCTATATTAcactaaatttatatttaaatatatgtgttgtttaactaattttaatatatattatttattttaacatgtattttatatgaataattgatttattagtAACTATTGTTTTATATgacataatataattatttgaaaaaattatttatttaactgaAAAAATAGCgtctaattaaattagtttttttattaaaaacaatcagtcaatatataattttgagAAGAGAAAATCTATGGAATtaacaattaactaataaaaaaaattatactattaaatataattttatatcattaaaaatattaataataattaattgataactacaaattataaaatttgttgaGTTCTAATACTCTTCAACAAGAGAAGTCTAAATATCCGAAACATAAACAATGTGTCTGTTTTTCAAATATCAATACCTAAGTGTATATATGATGCACAAAAATCATGTTAATCTTTAGTtgaattttaatcaaatttaacataaatatattacaattaacctagataaagattaaaaatttaaattttttaaattttaaattttattttaaaaaataaaatgtgattttttattattaaataaatttttttatatttttttaattttatttatgaaataaataataaaaaattatattttattttttaaaataaaatttaaaatttagagaattcaaatttaaatattaacatTATTTTATCGTCACTCGTAGCATAAAGGCTTTTTCATTTTAGCTAGCCTTAATTTCGTTTTGACTTTTGATACATCTTTTCaatgaaaattatatattaatgtaTGTATTATACGATGAGTAAGGGGAGCTGTTGTTAATTACACGAACTAGAGACGTGTCCAAACAGCACTCTCATATTCTCATTCATATTcattttatcaataaaaattgaacaaatatctattttaagttttcatttattattaattaagtgatttaatttatgaaatattttttaacaagtgTCCCATTCTTAATAATAAGTTAGGAATAATGAAGAGATGGTAGTGagataaattattttctaaatattaaatattatttaatttaaaatgatacACACAGTTAATGAATAGAGAGAAAATAccgatttagtttttaataaagagagagatcgaagaaataaatttaattatgtatAGACTAAATACTACTACTCTCCATTAGgatattaaaagtaaaaaagtcaatttattatgagttaatttaaatttaatttattaaccgTTTGATAGGTCAAGCTTAGAATTTTGAGTTAAAATTA belongs to Arachis duranensis cultivar V14167 chromosome 8, aradu.V14167.gnm2.J7QH, whole genome shotgun sequence and includes:
- the LOC127741200 gene encoding uncharacterized protein LOC127741200; this translates as MKRNAGYFSPNGVRVGFTPKLFEYQRWLLVEHRAAELLLYLQPNLDTQQRRYDIISYLQRLITTHCSASCQVFEVGSVPLKTYLPDGDIDLAAFTNNNCETLINEVRDLLYAQEKIPDAQFRIQHVQYILAEVKIVKFIIENFVVDISFNQLSGLCTLCFLDEVDNLIGHNHLFKRSVILIKAWCYYESQILGAYYRLMSTYALETLVIYIFHVYNKPFSGPLEVLFRFLEFFNKFDWDNYCISLWGPVHKECIPNTMRAEAPRGDREVLLLSETFLRSSISCYSVPRINENNNNVKEQPFFFKCINIVDPLRPNNNLGRSISRGSYVRIKSAIANGEERIIRLLESAEENVIAEFDSFFKNTWNRSGKGYWIPSFHENNNSSSKHVNEIGTSFDAAPSSWSPKSSTTGSIANSSKSSDTRKDHTNNKNNNAAIVTDQGSHRHHHHHHSSSMNESGDSASNVIINNELSGVNMPCSNPDALPLYLLEQQINNLKLGNNNNNNNLQAQQEKSDNQGVLPGPMALNMESTLLADVLEGDFASHWKNMQNARLSLDGKLQGPFCCSGSPIIPPLQ